Sequence from the Catenuloplanes indicus genome:
CTGCGCCACGTCGGTCTCGGGCCGGAGCCGGCCGTGTTGAATGCCGGCGTGCCGGGCACGACTCGTATGGCCGGGCCCGCGCACCGTGGCAGGCGGCGGTTACCGCCGGAGCCGCCGCCTGCCACGCGCCGGGGAGCGCGAGCGGCGGCGGCCCATAGCGGTCCGGGGATGAAGCGGGTGCGGCGCCGGATCATCGGAACGCCGGCCTCGCCCCAGCGCGAGCAGTACGCCGCCGCCCGCGATCACCGCGGTATGCGTGCTGGTGATCGGCAATTCGCCACTGCACGCGGTGCCGCTACACCGCGGTGCCACTGCACGCGGTGCCACTGCGCGCGCTGCTGGCTGCACGAGCTGCCGTTGCACGGTTGCCACTGCACGCGCTGCCACTGCGCGCGCTGCTGGCTGCACGAGCTGCCGTTGCACGGTTGCCACTGCACGCGCTGCCACTGCACGCGCTGCCACTGCGCGCGCTGCTGGCTGCACGAGCTGCCGTTGCACGGTTGCCACTGCACGCGGTGCCACTGCACGCGCTGTCACTGCACGCGCTGCGAACTGCACGCGCTGCCGGCCGCCCGCGCCGCCGTCCCTGGAGGCGTGGTCGTGGCCGGCGTGGCCGCGCGCTGGGCGTACCCCGGTGTCAGTCGCCCTTGACGTTGATGAACTGGCGCAGCGTGTGGCGGATCTCGACCAGGTCGGCCGCGTCCGTCATCACCTGGTCGATCGGCTTGTACGCGGCCGGGATCTCGTCGATGAACGCGTCCGTGTCGCGGTACTCGATGCCCTTCATCGCCTCGCGCAGCTGGTCGCGGGTGAACGTGCGGCGCGCGGCCGAGCGCGAGTAGTTGCGGCCCGCGCCGTGCGGCGCCGAGTTCAGCGCGACCGGGTTGCCCTTGCCGACCACCACGTACGACGCGTCGCCCATCGAGCCGGGGATCAGCCCGGGTACACCGCGCGCCGCGTTGATCGCGCCCTTGCGGGACAGCCAGACCTCCCGGCCGAAGTGCGTCTCACGGGTGGTGTAGTTGTGGTGGCAGCTGACCCGCTCGGACTCGATCACGGCCTCGCCCTGCCACTCGGCGAAGCAGGCGACCACGCGGTCCATCATCTCCTCGCGGTTGAGCAGCGCGTACTCCTGCGCCCAGTTCAGCGCCGCGATGTACGCGTCGAACTCGGCCGTGCCCTCGACCAGGTACGCCATGTCGAGGTCGGGGAGGTCGATCCAGTACCGCTTCATCAGGTCCCGGGCGACCTGGATGTGGTGGCCGGCGATCCGGTTGCCGACGCCACGCGAACCGGAGTGCAGGAACAGCCAGACCATGCCGTTCTCGTCCGTGCTGCACTCGATGAAATGGTTGCCGGAGCCGAGCGAGCCGAGCTGCAGGTCCCACTTGGCCGCGAAGTCCGCCGGATCAAATCCTGCTTTATCCGACATCTCGGTCAGGTGGGCCACGCGCGCGGCGGCGGACGCGGTCAGCGACGTGTTCGCCCCGCCGGCCGACAGCGGGATCGCCCGCTCGATCGCGACCCGCAGCTTCGACAGGTCCCCGGTCAGCGACGACCGGTGGAACTGCGTCTTCACCGCGGCCATGCCGCAGCCGATGTCCACGCCCACGGCGGCCGGGATGATCGCGCCGAGCGTCGGGATGACCGAGCCGACGGTCGCGCCCTTGCCCAGGTGCGCGTCCGGCATCAGCGCCAGGTGCGGGAATATGAACGGCAGCGTGGAGGTCCGTTCGGCCTGCTCGCGAGTCTTCGACTCAAGGATGCTCGCCCAGTTGACGAGCCGCTCGTTGATCTTCTCCACGGTGACGTTCCTCCCCTCGGAACAAACAAGAACGAAGATCAGCCTGCCGTACGTACGGAATGGAAGCAGCCGATTTTTCAGCCGCCAGCGGACAAACAAAAGCGGCGGAGCCTCCGTTTCGCGGGCTAGGTTCGGTGGGTGACAGAAACGCCAGAGGCGCTTGTGCCGAACCCGCCCGCCGGCCTGCCCCGCACGATCGGGGAGCTCAAGGCCGCCGGCCACATCTTCCGGACCGTCAAGGAGGAGCTGCGCGAGAACCTGCTCGCCCAGCTCCGCAGCGGGGAGAAGCGCTTCCCCGGCGTCGTCGGCTACGACGACACGGTGCTGCCCGAGGTCGAGCGCGCGCTGCTCGCCGGGCACGACATGGTCCTGCTCGGCGAGCGCGGCCAGGGCAAGACGCGCCTGATCCGCTCGCTGGTCAACCTGCTCGACGAGTGGACGCCGGTGCTGCCCGGCTCCGAGCTCAACGAGCACCCGCTGCGGCCGCTCACACCGTCCGCCCAGGCCCAGGTCAGGGAGACCGGCGACGACACCCCGATCGCCTGGCTGCACCGGAGCATGCGGTACGGCGAGAAGCTCGCCACGCCGGACACCAGCGTCGGTGACCTGATCGGCGACGTCGACCCCATCAAGATCGCCCAGGGCCGTACGCTCGGCGACCCGGAGACGATCCACTTCGGCCTGGTCCCGCGCACCAACCGCGGCGTCTTCGCGGTCAACGAGCTGCCCGACCTGGCCGAGCGCATCCAGGTCAGCCTGCTCAACGTGCTGGAGGAGCGGGACATCCAGGTCCGCGGCTACCAGCTGCGCATGCCGCTGGACATCCTGCTGGTCGCGTCCGCGAACCCGGAGGACTACACGAACCGCGGCCGGATCATCACGCCGCTGAAGGACCGGTTCGGTGCGGAGATCCGTACCCACTACCCGGTCGAGCTTGAGATGGAACTCGACCTGGTCAAGCAGGAGGCCGATCTGGCCGCCGAGGTGCCGGACCACGTGCTGGAGATCGTCGCCCGGTTCGCCCGCGCGGTGCGCGAGTCGCCGAGCGTCGACCAGCGCTCCGGCGTCAGCGCCCGGTTCGCGATCGCCGCCGCGGAGACCGTCGCGGCCGGTGCGCTGCGCCGGGCCGGGCTGCGCGGCGAGGCCCAGCCGGTCGCGCGCGTGGCGGACACCACGTCGATCGTCTCCACGCTGCGCGGCAAGGTCGAGTTCGAGAGCGGCGAGGAGGGCCGGGAGATCGAGATCCTGGCGCACCTGCTGCGCACCGCGGTCGCGGACACGTTCCGGGCCAAGCTGTCCGGCCTCGACCTGTCCGGCTTCACCGACCTGGCCGCGGACGGCACGATCATCGAGAGCGGCGACATGGTCAGCGCGGACGAGCTGCTCAACCAGGTCGGCACCGTGCCCGGCCTGGCCAAGGTGCTCGACCGGCTCGGCCTCGGCGACGCGCCCACCCGCGGCGAGGCCGCGGCCGGTGTCGAGCTGGTCCTGGAGGGGCTGCACCTGACCCGCCGGCTGGCCAAGGACGTCACCGACGACGGCCGCACGATCTACGGGAGCTGACACGATGGCCGGAAACCGGTTCCGGTACGGCGCGTGGCGGGACGGGCCGGACCCGCTCGCCCCGCCGTTCGACGTACGGGCCGCGGTGGACCAGGTCGGCGGCGAGATCCTGGAGGGCCGCAACCTCCGGGACGCGCTGCGCGACCTGCTGCGCCGCGGCCCCCGGGGCGAGCGCGGCCTGGACGACCTGACCGCGCGGGCCAAGCGCATGCGCCGCGAGGCGATGCGCCGGGGCAACCTGGACGGCGCGGTCACCCGCTCGCGCGCGCTGCTCGACCAGGCGCTCGCCGCGGAGAAGGACGCGCTCAACCGCAGCGACGACCCCGAGGCGATCTTCAAGCACGCGCAGCTGGACAACCTGCCGCGGTCCACCGCCCGCGCGGTCGAGGAGCTGTCCGGCTACGAGTGGACCAGCGACGAGGCCCGGCAGCTCTATCAGCAGATCCTCGACGGTCTGCGGAACGAGGTGCTGGAGCAGCGCTTCGCCGGCCTGAAGCAGGCGCTGCAGAACGACCCGCAGGCCGCCGCGCGGATGGCCGAGATGATGACCGACCTCAATGCGCTGCTCGAACGGCACGCCCGCGGCGAGGACACCACGGACGCGTTCGCCGAGTTCATGCGCCGGCACGGCGACATGTTCCCGGAGAACCCGGAGACCGTCGACGAGCTGATCGACGCGCTGGCCCGCCGGGCCGCGGCGGGGGAGCGGCTGATGCGCTCGCTCTCCCCGTCGCAGCGCGAGGAGCTGGAGAGCCTGATGGCGCAGGCGTTCGGGAACTCCGGGCTGGCCGAGCAGATGGCCGCGCTCGGCGACAACCTGCGCACGCTGCGGCCGAACCTCAACTGGGGCGGGCGCGAGCGGGTGCAGGGACGCGGCGAACTCGGCTACGGCGACGCGGCCGGTGCGCTGGAGGAGATCGGCGACCTGGACGACCTGATCGACCAGCTCGGCCAGGACCATCCCGGCGCGACGCTGGACGACGTGGACGTCGAGGCCGTCGAGCGACAGCTCGGCCGGTCCGCGGCGGACGACGTACGCCGGCTCCGCGATCTAGAACGTGAACTGCGCCGGCAGGGCTGGGTGCAACGCGGCCAGGACGGGCTCACGCTCAGCCCGAAGGCGCTGCGCCGGCTCGGCGGCACCGCGCTCCGGCAGGTCTTCGCGCACCTCGGCGACGGCCGCCGCGGCCAGCACGACCTGCGCTCCGCCGGGGCCGCGGGCGAGCTGACCGGCGCGTCCCGCCCGTGGGAATTCGGCGACGAGCAACCGCTGGACGTGGTGCGCACGCTGGGCAACGCGATCCGGCGTACCGCGTCGTCCGGTCAGGCCCCGATCCCGCTCCGGCTCCAGCCGGACGACTTCGAGGTCGCCGAGACCGAACGCCGCGCGTCCGCCGCCGTCGCCGTGCTGGTCGACCTGTCCTACTCGATGTTCGCCGACGGCCGGTGGGGCCCGATGAAGCAGACCGCGCTCGCGCTGTCCCACCTGGTCGCCACGAAGTTCCCGCAGGACGCACTGGAGATCATCGGCTTCAACCGATACGCCGTGCGCCTCACCCAGCAGGAACTCGCGGAGATCGAACCCACCCGGCTCCAGGGCACGAACCTGCAGCACGCCCTGATGCTGGCCGGCCGTCACCTGCGCAAACACCCCCAGGCCGAGCCCGTGGTGCTGGTCATCACGGACGGCGAGCCGACCGCCCACCTGGACGCCGACGGCGAGGCCTGGTTCGACTGGCCGACCACCATGGAGACACTGCGCGCCACGCTCACCGAGGTCGACCACCTCACCCGCTACGGCGCAACGTTGAACACGTTCATGCTCGGCGACGACGAGGGCCTCCGCCGCTTCGTCGAGGGCCTGGCCCGCCGCAACGGCGGCCGCGTCTTCGCCCCCGACGCCGACGAACTCGGCTCCTACGTCGTCTCCGACTACATCCGCGCCCGCCGAGGCCGCCGCGGCGGTTTGGCCGCCTGAGCAACCCGTTCCCGGCGCCGGTCGTTCGCGACCGGCGCCGTTCTTTTTGTCTGCCCAGCTTCCGGCGGCC
This genomic interval carries:
- a CDS encoding RtcB family protein; the protein is MEKINERLVNWASILESKTREQAERTSTLPFIFPHLALMPDAHLGKGATVGSVIPTLGAIIPAAVGVDIGCGMAAVKTQFHRSSLTGDLSKLRVAIERAIPLSAGGANTSLTASAAARVAHLTEMSDKAGFDPADFAAKWDLQLGSLGSGNHFIECSTDENGMVWLFLHSGSRGVGNRIAGHHIQVARDLMKRYWIDLPDLDMAYLVEGTAEFDAYIAALNWAQEYALLNREEMMDRVVACFAEWQGEAVIESERVSCHHNYTTRETHFGREVWLSRKGAINAARGVPGLIPGSMGDASYVVVGKGNPVALNSAPHGAGRNYSRSAARRTFTRDQLREAMKGIEYRDTDAFIDEIPAAYKPIDQVMTDAADLVEIRHTLRQFINVKGD
- a CDS encoding sigma 54-interacting transcriptional regulator, whose protein sequence is MTETPEALVPNPPAGLPRTIGELKAAGHIFRTVKEELRENLLAQLRSGEKRFPGVVGYDDTVLPEVERALLAGHDMVLLGERGQGKTRLIRSLVNLLDEWTPVLPGSELNEHPLRPLTPSAQAQVRETGDDTPIAWLHRSMRYGEKLATPDTSVGDLIGDVDPIKIAQGRTLGDPETIHFGLVPRTNRGVFAVNELPDLAERIQVSLLNVLEERDIQVRGYQLRMPLDILLVASANPEDYTNRGRIITPLKDRFGAEIRTHYPVELEMELDLVKQEADLAAEVPDHVLEIVARFARAVRESPSVDQRSGVSARFAIAAAETVAAGALRRAGLRGEAQPVARVADTTSIVSTLRGKVEFESGEEGREIEILAHLLRTAVADTFRAKLSGLDLSGFTDLAADGTIIESGDMVSADELLNQVGTVPGLAKVLDRLGLGDAPTRGEAAAGVELVLEGLHLTRRLAKDVTDDGRTIYGS